DNA from Carassius carassius chromosome 25, fCarCar2.1, whole genome shotgun sequence:
cacccgaaatccccgacacTCAACCCtggtgacaccgggattaccggtttttttacacgtcgattaaccggtggaaaaaatccgttACCGCAACATCCCTAGTGGACAGTGGATGATTATTTTATTCCTATGTATAAAGATGTATTCAAATTGTAACCAAACATTAGAAATAAAACCTACAAAATATACTAAAgcaaatctatatttttatttagacatGCATAAATTATTTCTGAGCTTGAGAAGCAAATTCCAAATACTGGATAATAAATTTCATTGTGGCACTGTCTGTTCAAAGACAAAAGACTAGTGCATTTGGGAAACTATATTTAGGGTATATTTAAATCTGGTTGTGTGTCTTCTAGCTTCCCAATGGTGTGACACAGAGTCAAGCAGCGTATCAGGACCGCTTTGGGAAGCTGCAGGAGCATCTGCGTCAGCTGACACTGCTCTTCCGTAAGCTGCGTCTACTGTATGAACGCTGTGCAGAATTGACGCCTGACCTCCAGGAGTCTCCAGCTGAGGTGAGTCTAATCAATGTTTGATGCACAATATAGCTCTTCTGTTTGTTCATGTGGCCTTTTGATCATCTCAGCCCTTTTCCTATTAAATATTTAAGGGGTATTTCACTTATTCTGACTCGCCTCTTAGGTCacagttgatatatatatatatatatatatatatatatatatatatatatatatatatatatatatatatatatatatatatatatatatatatatatatatatatatatatatatatatatattttagtggtgggcatagattaatttctttaatctagattaatctcactgtaatcttgagattaatctagattaatctagattaaaatggctcattcgaattctgccgaaggcattcagaatatgtgttacccaaataaaattgacaagcagtaagtctttgagaaggggtttatcaagcaaggtggtgcattagaaaagggactcatctcctgtttccaaaatgcatcacaaagtgcttgaaaaagctgtaaactaattccacattgcacaaggtgcaaacaaccttacgcctgtttcacacatactccgtctgcagtgcgtatgcgttacATATTTTTTacacgcacccatgttaacggatttcagttgcgttccaggagcgttgcgtctgcaccagtgcagcgatcgtttacgaaccgagtagcggactgcaaacgcgtcctgtgtgaaagcacatcaagTCCGAGCTGcaccacatatgtaacacacacggactgcatacgcactgcaggcggagtatgtgtgaaaccgGCGTGAGCAGGgctgtagctggggtcagcggggacccggtgaaggttgtaccagtgggccctgtttgaaattgtttaatttgtatgttcgtttatttttatttatttgtgctatttacacaatgtttacgtatttttcaagtttgtaggtgtcaaggtacagaaaccaaataattaaatgtaaaatagcactggatagtcttcaatgtaaaaatgaaatttttacaaaaatcaaacctacatttattcagataccttcaacatttcttacattattacagttttgctatatatatcaaaaattatatctggtgtctgaataatttttggtttgactgttaaaactacaaagtaattcagtcaagagcagtgagtgattttcattttcattttcttggattaacattacagcagccagtagctaaattaggcacggtcactttaagagacgatcttccaatataatacacatcccattttttccctcaactgtttactttcactgaagaaataactgacagttttttcgagcataatttccaaggtggatattttgacatattttgtatgtatttgtcggcacaagagcaaaaataagcaataagtgttttgagatgcctttctctgaaagtgaaagtgaaagtgaagtgacattcagccaagtatggtgacccatactcagaatttgtgctctgcatttaacccatccgaaatgcacacacacagagctgtgaacacacacacactgtgagcacacacccggagcagtgggcagccatttatgctgcggcgcccggggagcactaagtcatggtattgaaggtggagagagaactgtacatgcactccccccacccacaattcctgccagcccgggactcgaactcacaacctttcgattgggagtccgactctctaaccattaggccacgacttccctgcgtgagccctgaacaccagaacaccacaagtactgaattgggctctttcacatctttttgttatgttcaaactgcgatttgtatttgttcgttcaggtgcaggagggactttgaggagaacttcgcagaagagagctcggttcagtgtcactGTCCGTGATATGCGACTCTGTCtctgcgtgcgcaccgaacacagcgcgcgagtaaccagctactctgttcagcttttccgcgtcttgtgtttggatgctttaatgtttaaatcgacaagcggtaaggcttaaacacgtgaaaaagataagttttcgtgacgatgcgcagcagtggcccgtcaactgtccagAGCATCTTTTTAGACCTCAGCCagtcagttatataaaatatcaaggtgaaagtcatcatagcttgcttagtgtagacccagctcccaacccaaatttgagaatagattaacggtgatattttttttatcgccgataagagtctcacgttaacgcagcacattaacgccgataacggcccaccactaatatatataaatatatatatatatatatatatatatatatatatatatataaaaatgtatgtatatgtgtatgtatatatatatatataaaaatgtatgtatatgtgtatgtatatatatatatataaaaatgtatgtatatgtgtatgtatatatatatatatatatatatatatatatatgtatatatatatatatatatatatatatatatgtgtgtgtgtgtgtatatatatatatatatatatatatatatgtgtgtgtgtgtgtgtgtatgtatatgtgtgtgtgtgtgtgtatgtatatatatgtgtgtgtgtgtgtgtatgtatatatatgtatatatatatacatacagggaAGTCGTGGttacagggaagtcgtggcctaatggttagagagtcggactcccaatcgaaaggttgtgagttcgagtcccgggccggcaggaattgtgggtggggggagtgcatgtacagttctctctccaccttcaataccacgacttaggtgtccttgagcaaggcaccgaacccccaactgctccccgggcgccgcagcataaatggctgcccactgctccgggtgtgtgctcacagtgtgtgtgtgttcactgctctgtgtgtgtgcatttcggatgggttaaatgcagagcacaaattctgagtatgggtcaccatacttggctgaatgtctcgtcactttcactttcacttttttcactttcacatgtgtgtgtgtgtgtgtatgtatatatatgtgtgtgtgtgtgtgtgtgtatatatatatatgtgtgtgtgtgtgtgtgtgtgtatatatatatatgtgtgtgtgtgtgtgtgtatatatatatatatgtgtgtgtgtgtatatatatatatatatatatatatatatatatgtgtgtgtgtgtgtgtgtgtgtgtgtatatatatatatatatatgtatatgtgtgtgtgtgtgtgtgtgtatatatatatatatatatatatatatatataataatgtgtgtgtgtgtgtgtgtgatatatatatatatatgtgtgtgtgtgtgtgtttgtgtgtgtgtgtatatatatatatgtgtgtgtgtgtgtatatatatatatatatatgtgtgtgtgtgtgtatatatatatatatgtgtgtgtgtgtgtgtgtgtatatatatatatatatatatatatatatatatatgtgtgtgtgtgtctatatatatatatatatatatgtgtgtgtgtgtgtctatatatatatatttgtgtgtgtgtgtctatatatatatatgtgtgtgtgtgtgtgtgtgtgtgtatatatatatatatgtgtgtgtgtgtgtgtgtatatatatatatgtgtgtgtgtgtgtgtctatatatatatatatgtgtgtgtgtgtgtgtgtgtatatatatatgtgtatatatgtgtatatatatatgtgtgtgtgtgtgtgtgtgtgtgtgtgtgtgtgtttgtgtgtgtatatatatgtgtgtgtgtgtatatatatatatatatgtgtgtgtgtgtgtgtgtatatatatatatatatatatatatatatatgtgtgtgtgtgtgtctatatatatatatatgtgtgtgtgtgtgtgtctatatatatatatatgtgtgtgtgtgtgtgtgtgtgtgtgtatatatatatatatatatgtgtgtgtgtgtgtgtgtgtgtgtgtgtgtgtatatatatatatatatgtgtgtgtgtgtgtgtgtgtgtgtgtgtatatatatatatatgtgtgtgtgtgtgtgtgtgtgtgtatatatatatatatatatatgtgtgtgtgtgtgtgtgtgtgtgtatatatatatatatatatatatatatatatatatatatatgtatatgtctgtgtgtgtatatatatatatatatatatatatatatatatgtatatgtgtgtgtgtatatatatatatatatatgtgtgtgtgtgtgtatatatgtgtgtgtgtgtgtatatatgtgtgtgtgtgtgtgtgtatatatgtgtgtgtgtgtgtatatatgtgtgtgtatatatgtgtgtgtgtgtgtatatatgtgtgtgtgtgtgtgtgtgtgtatatgtgtgtgtgtgtgtgtgtgtgtgtgtgtatatgtgtgtgtgtgtgtgtgtgtgtgtgtgtatatatgtgtgtgtgtgtgtgtgtgtgtgtatatatatatatgtgtgtgtgtgtgtgtgtgtgtgtgtgtatatatatatatgtgtgtgtgtgtgtgtatatatatatatatatatatatatatatatatatgtgtgtgtgtgtgtgtatatatatatatatgtgtgtgtgtgtgtgtgtgtgtgtgtatatatatatatgtgtgtgtgtgtgtgtgtgtgtatatatatatatatatgtgtgtgtgtgtatatatatatgtgtgtgtgtgtgtatatatatatatgtgtgtgtgtgtgtgtatatatatatatatatatatatatatatatatatatgtatatgtatatgtgtgtgtatgtatatatatatatgtgtgtgtgtgtgtgtgtgtatgtatatatatatatatatatatatgtgtgtgtgtgtatatatgtgtatatgtgtgtgtatatatatatgtgtatatgtgtgtgtatatatatatatatatgtgtatatgtgtgtgtatatatgtatgtgtatatatatatatatatcaatcaaaaGAAAAATTTTATGTGCTTTGTTTTGAATCTTGTTTGATACATCAGGATTTTATGGTTCATATAGTAAGCtattatgaattattttatatatacatacttcAGTAGGGCCCAGAAGTCTGAGACTGCATTGGAAATATggcatttcatattttaatgagTGAAGAGGCATATTTCTTGTCAAATTTGCTGTTAAAATTTGCATTAAATGCCAAAAGATGTCAAATGAAATCTTTTGCCATTATTGATCTCAGACTTGTTATCCATTCAAATAAGATTAAATTCCAGGAGACTGTTATTAGTACAGATATAATTTCAATAATGTGTTTTGCTTTCGTCCTCCCAGCTGATTCCGTATGTGGGAGAAGAGGCGACTCCTGTGAGAGCGGAGCCGTGCAGCCCAGCTGTTATTCAGGAGAGACAGGAGGTTCTAGAGGTTTGTTCCATTCATTAGTATCTCTGAACATATTACACCTACAAGATATGCTTATTTATTTGGGTGAATCACCCTATTTACTTTAAAGGGACTCGAAGTAGGAATTACtaccatctagtggtgaaattgtatttttcattcaaactaattttgctctccagcgcctcgctttttcaaatgcgcgttgcatctacggtaggcgatatgtaccaaaaagctttgacaggatgtcttctaatagcacttcgttttggcgacgatgttttcttctcctgtggcgcggcatatgtatggtccataataagaatgcaatccagacttttaaacttgccggtgcagtttcaagcgcctctcactgctctgcacctgcgtttctggctctgaccgaaaacacGTTGTGGAAacgcttagtactttttgtccctctctgctattatagttttgcaagatggcggaactacatggaagcctctgtcgacctacccgtcccatgtatataaagataataaattattcatttacgaggattagtttaaacattggcataggtatttgtacaccattgtggacatatttatgaataaaaatattgattttagataataaaatacctaaaaagttattGTCCCTTTAAAGAGACTTTATATCATTTGTGGAATGTGGATTTGTCATTAAAAAAGTCTTTTTGATGCTATCATAATTTTTGATTCTAATCTGCAAATATATAATCCAATCTGCAAATATAAAGTCTTTAAATTAAGAAATGGtaattttttagatttaaaatataaatcaagatgtgtttatttgattaaaataaagtaaaattgagaaatatcattacaatttaaaatgcattttgttcctgtgatgtgatgtcattattccagtcttcacatgatccttcagaaatcatccttatatgttgatttgatgctcaagaaacatttcttattattatcaatgctaaaaacagttctgctgcctaatattttttgtggaaacaaatacattttttcaggactgTTCGATAAATAGAAATTTCAGAAATTAGTTAGAATATTTTTTAACATCATCAATGTTTTTGTCACACTTGATCAGTTTTATACATCCTAGcttaatgaaagtattaattattaatagtgCACTAAGCTtcctatataatgttttttaacagAAAGTGAGGCAGAAGAACCAGGAGATGAAGGTGCTAATGGATCAGATGAGGAACCTCCTGTGGGACGTCAATGCCATGCTCACCATGCGAAAATGAAAGTGGACATCTGACCATCTTCCGTGAATCCTCATCTATGGTCTTGCAAATGCCACATAATATTTCATCTTGACAAATGAGATCAGACTCTGCACTGCAGCTCTTTGTGTTCCTTCCTCATTTACAACTTTAAATCACAATGCTCTGATTAATAACCGCTTCATCAAAGCGCTGAATTAGCATCAGAaacaggaaataatgtgaatgcCATGTTGATAATGTAAGCTAGCCATGTTGTTGGCATGATAAATGAGCACTGAGGACTGAGCTTTGTAAATAACGGTGCTGACACTTCCGTCTTCTGTGCGTTGAACTGTGTGATGTGTTTCACACTCTTGCTCCTCAGCAAATATGTACTCAGGTAGAGTGTGTGTTTCCCTGAGCTCTGCATTACACTCCTGATAATCTGCCTTCTGGGGGACGGGTCGTCTAACAAGAAGCTAATGAATTGTAGACTGATAGGTTTTGTACACTATAAAGActtttatataaaagaaaaaaagaaattgaaaaagaagagttgtttgtcttttttaaaaaaaaaatcaacattgataataagaaatgtttcttgaacagcaaatcagcatattacacacAGCTGTGCCATAAcaagaataattatttaaaaatatatgaaactaTAAAATGGTTgttttttgaattgtaataatatttcacattactggttttattgtataataaatgcaACCCTGGTGCAAGTCTAAAAAacctttgaactgtagtgtatgctTTAAAAACTGTCACACCAGCCAATAATAAAACTACAAGATGTAATCTTGAACTACGTGTTGTATGAACAACCAGTCAGTAATTACAATAATTTTCACAAACTCTTAAGTGCACAAAGCTTCATTTCAATTTCACTCGGAAAGCTGAAGATTGATTCAGTAACTGCTCTGAGATTCGTCACAGTGATTCAAACCGGTGAATCATGagttcaagaatatttttaaacCATTAATCACAATTGGTTCATAAGAATCATTTGCCTGTGCAtctgtaaatatacatttttccatCTACTTCAATATAAATGTAAGCCTAATAATCTATTTCAACTTTAAATTGTCTGAAAATTAATGGATTTTCTTTAGGCATAGTTGCATGAAACAGCAAAATGAAAGCATAATTTCACAAATACAGACACGGTTTGCATTTCGGAATAATTTTATTGGTCATGTAATTACCACATCATGTAATCAGTCAGTTTCTTTTCGACTCGCTGTCATGTGAGTGACATCCACAGCACCATTACGCTCCCTTAACGCTACATACTCCTCCAGTCAAACAGCTGCTGGAATGATTAACCTATCTATGATGTTTTCTCATCCATGAAGCTGCCAGTCATAATTTGAGAACTGGTCATAAGTCTCTTGTCCACCAACTGGCTACCACAAGCTAGCAGCTAGTAGAAGACAGTGCTGAAGTCTCTCCGTCAGCATCAGTATCAGTTTGTGACCTGTCACCACTCTGAGCTTGGCTCAGACGCGCTCCAGGTCTTTGTACCTCTTGCGCAGGACGGACACATGGTCCTTGAAAAGTATGGGGTCCAGGCGAAACTGAGAGTGCACTAGAGGCATGTAACCAAACCAGCTTGCAAAAGTGTTGACGCACTCCTGCCTCTGGGTAAAGTGCTCAGGGTTCGCCCATGGGGCCATCTTCGTGCCCTTAGAGTGTACAGAATATAAGACATTAAAAATacatcacatttatatatatatatatatatatatatatatatatatatatatatatatatatatatatatatatatacaattgctTTAAAACCCTTCTCAATTATTTACACAGTTACAGAATCTTTTTATTTGAAACTTTTTTGGTTACCTGcactttcagtggagggacagaattaaaatattttaatttctctTTAGAAGACTAACCAAGATCTTGGGTTTGGACCAACATGACGGTCAGTACATGATGAcagaaaatttcatttttgggtgaactatacctttaagattCCAAGGTATGTAAACCTTTGAACTGGCTTATTTGAGCaagttctgttttattttgtcttGTAAACATCTGTTTTGTGAAACTGCTAATTCAGGAcattagtaaataaaaataacatgcaattttatGATTCTGCTTATTCTGTTAAATTATTAAGATATTGCATGTTCTGCAAGGGATATGAGCAGAATTACAAGTACAAAATTTGGTCTTTGGACTCACCTGCAGGGTGGGCATCTCTTTGTACTGCTTCCTCTGCGCTACTTTAATCGGTGGCAGGTGTGTCACAG
Protein-coding regions in this window:
- the LOC132104693 gene encoding mediator of RNA polymerase II transcription subunit 30-like, which produces MSASLPQKALGPGMPVMPPQQQTHLPPGLAQPGMPPQGALREISPVYLCRIGQETVQDIVTRTMEIFQITRATQLPNGVTQSQAAYQDRFGKLQEHLRQLTLLFRKLRLLYERCAELTPDLQESPAELIPYVGEEATPVRAEPCSPAVIQERQEVLEKVRQKNQEMKVLMDQMRNLLWDVNAMLTMRK